Within the Rosa rugosa chromosome 2, drRosRugo1.1, whole genome shotgun sequence genome, the region GCTACCTGAACAGGCAATCCAGGGGGTTTATTGAAGACGACAATAGCTGGATCCTGAAATAAAAATAACATGTGTAAGCAAGATAACTAGCTTAACATGCACATAAGCGATAGAGACCACAATTATGAACCTTATACAGCACAAGGCTATGAATAAACttgacttcttcttcactacAATGTCCCTCTTCTTGTTTATCATCAGGGAACTGTTTCACAGAAATAGGAAGACATATTCGATCTTCTAAGTTCATCAAGTCTTTAGCCCCCACCTTCACGAAAATCAAAATCAGAAACAAACCCCATATAATTACAACAAAAGCTCTGAGCTCTACCCATTAGTCCATTacagaacaaaacaaaagttaACACAAATTTCAGATACCCTTTTAAGTGCTTGAACACATTGATCCATGTCAGATGCTTCGATCTCTTCGAACCTGTGATAAATAATCAAAGCAAACCACTTTCCAATCACCATTCAAAAACCATTTATAAAATGTAATGAAACTTCAAAAGACTTCAACCTGTCTTAAGCGAAAGAGCTTCTGAACAAGGCTTCTGGGAATGTCGGGGCAGCACCTGGTGACCCATTTAAGTGTCGTTGTAGCTGCGGAGGTGGAGGGTTTAGTATACACATCTTTGAGAGCTCTCATCCCAAAGCGGCGCCGTTTACGGTGGCAGTGAACGGAGGTAGAGTGAACCACGTTTTGCGGCGCTTTTGTTTGTCTTCGTGAAATGTTTGGGTGG harbors:
- the LOC133731603 gene encoding RNA pseudouridine synthase 4, mitochondrial-like, with product MDQCVQALKRVGAKDLMNLEDRICLPISVKQFPDDKQEEGHCSEEEVKFIHSLVLYKDPAIVVFNKPPGLPVQGGIGIKRSLHELAATCLSYSFSEPPRLVSLCNF